A genomic segment from Rhabdothermincola sediminis encodes:
- a CDS encoding UDP-N-acetylmuramoyl-tripeptide--D-alanyl-D-alanine ligase: protein MRFPVSEVAAAVSGTVVGTAGDEATVDGAAIDSREMLGGELFVPIMGVRDGHDFITAAVERGAAAYLTSRAAEAMATAEVPAVVVDDTAAALSTLGGLARSRLAGPVVGITGSVGKTTTKDLLTAVLGHRYRTHASLRSFNNELGVPLTLVNAPDDTEATVVEMGARGHGHIAELCQVARPTVGVVTTVELVHTEMFGDLESVAAAKGELIESLPDEGVAVLNADNPFVAEMAARTSARVVTIGKRGEVHAAAVEVDGDLRTRFELRSPWGSTEVVLAVRGAHNVHNALAAAAVGLVCGVDLAAVAEGLGQAEGSPWRMDLRRAPSGLQVLNDAYNAGPASMEAALHALARLDADRRIAVLGPMAELGDHHEAAHRRVAELAVALGIEVLAVGTDDYGVASVPDADAALESLGPLGEGDAVLVKGSRVAGLEHLAHLLHGA, encoded by the coding sequence GTGAGGTTCCCCGTGTCAGAAGTGGCGGCCGCGGTGTCCGGCACCGTGGTCGGTACCGCCGGTGACGAGGCCACCGTCGACGGTGCGGCGATCGACAGCCGCGAGATGCTGGGCGGGGAACTCTTCGTGCCGATCATGGGCGTGCGCGACGGTCACGACTTCATCACGGCCGCGGTCGAGCGCGGTGCGGCGGCCTACCTGACGAGCCGAGCGGCGGAGGCCATGGCCACGGCCGAGGTGCCGGCCGTGGTGGTGGACGACACCGCCGCCGCGCTCAGCACCCTGGGCGGGCTGGCCCGGTCGCGGCTGGCGGGACCGGTGGTGGGTATCACCGGCTCGGTCGGCAAGACCACCACCAAGGACCTGCTCACCGCGGTGCTCGGGCATCGCTACCGGACCCATGCCAGCCTCCGCAGCTTCAACAACGAGTTGGGCGTGCCGCTCACGCTGGTCAACGCACCCGACGACACGGAGGCCACCGTGGTGGAGATGGGGGCCCGCGGTCACGGGCACATCGCGGAGCTCTGCCAGGTGGCGCGTCCCACCGTCGGGGTGGTCACGACCGTCGAGCTGGTCCACACCGAGATGTTCGGTGACCTCGAGTCGGTGGCCGCGGCGAAGGGTGAGCTGATCGAGTCGCTGCCCGACGAGGGGGTGGCGGTGCTCAACGCCGACAACCCGTTCGTGGCGGAGATGGCGGCGCGCACCAGCGCCCGGGTGGTGACCATCGGCAAGAGGGGAGAGGTGCACGCCGCTGCCGTCGAGGTCGACGGCGATCTGCGTACCCGCTTCGAACTGCGCTCGCCGTGGGGGAGCACCGAGGTGGTGCTCGCGGTGCGCGGCGCGCACAACGTGCACAACGCGCTGGCCGCGGCGGCGGTGGGCCTGGTCTGCGGGGTCGACCTGGCAGCGGTGGCCGAGGGCCTGGGCCAGGCGGAGGGGTCGCCGTGGCGGATGGACCTTCGGCGGGCCCCGAGCGGTCTGCAGGTGCTGAACGACGCCTACAACGCCGGGCCGGCCTCGATGGAGGCCGCGCTGCATGCGCTGGCCCGCCTCGACGCCGACCGCCGCATCGCGGTGCTCGGGCCGATGGCCGAGCTCGGTGACCACCACGAGGCCGCCCACCGGCGGGTGGCCGAGCTGGCGGTCGCGCTGGGCATCGAGGTGCTGGCGGTGGGGACCGACGACTACGGCGTGGCCTCGGTGCCCGACGCCGATGCGGCGCTCGAGTCGCTGGGCCCACTCGGCGAGGGCGACGCCGTGCTGGTCAAAGGCAGCCGGGTGGCGGGGCTGGAACACCTCGCCCATCTGCTCCACGGCGCCTGA
- a CDS encoding polysaccharide biosynthesis tyrosine autokinase — protein MTTDESSEFDVRQVAGALRRHMVLVVVITLVAVVIGLATSFLSPTLYASTAQVRIVDPGAEAVSSAAANRVDREREVQTQVLILKSRELQDAVAERLGASASEIDGVSISAVGNSDVIAIRVASRSPEVAQEAANAYAELYVQKRRDDVAAVFSDRAERLRASADELQTRISQVNVELAAGPGALEAQRLQAERDSLIVQQAEIQRQAGDLEVQAATRTGSVTIVQSAELPSAPFSPTTERNVVIWTALGLLVGCGAALLRDRFDDRVSASTQPEMLGVPVIGSIPEIGSRRRLGRPRTTPRTVVDPTSPIAEAFRTLATSVRFSAVGQDHHVLAITSAERGEGKSTIAANLAVALADMGMKVVLVSADLRAPVLGEIFRLDESERGLTSVLLGDAPLAECFRPITLRTGRSFYLLPAGPMPGNPHELLSSSRMAELMASLTATGADFILIDCPPVLPVGDTLALAHLTDGMAVIATVGSTRRGAFEQTVDRLQTVNGKVVGAILNRTEGASRYGEYGYGYGTRTSTVPRHQSRHVHDVSGSTRVGDVPARDGSPVST, from the coding sequence GTGACCACGGACGAATCCTCCGAGTTCGATGTGCGGCAGGTCGCAGGAGCGCTCCGCCGGCACATGGTGCTCGTGGTCGTCATCACCCTGGTCGCCGTCGTGATCGGGCTCGCCACCTCCTTCCTCTCACCGACCTTGTATGCCTCCACCGCCCAGGTCCGCATCGTCGATCCGGGTGCGGAGGCCGTGTCGTCGGCCGCGGCGAACCGGGTGGACCGCGAGCGTGAGGTGCAGACCCAGGTGTTGATCCTCAAGTCGAGGGAGCTGCAGGACGCGGTCGCTGAGCGGCTCGGCGCCTCGGCGAGCGAGATCGACGGCGTGTCCATCTCCGCGGTGGGCAACAGCGACGTGATCGCCATCAGGGTTGCCAGCCGTTCACCGGAGGTCGCGCAGGAAGCGGCCAATGCCTACGCCGAGCTGTACGTGCAGAAGCGCCGCGACGACGTGGCGGCGGTGTTCTCCGACCGGGCGGAGCGCCTGCGGGCCAGCGCGGATGAGCTGCAGACCCGCATCTCCCAGGTGAACGTCGAGCTCGCGGCCGGGCCCGGCGCGCTCGAGGCCCAGCGCCTGCAGGCCGAGCGCGACTCGTTGATCGTGCAGCAGGCGGAGATCCAGCGGCAGGCCGGCGATCTCGAGGTCCAAGCCGCGACCCGCACGGGCAGCGTCACCATCGTGCAGTCCGCCGAGCTCCCCTCGGCGCCGTTCTCTCCGACCACCGAGCGCAACGTGGTGATCTGGACGGCGCTGGGGCTGCTCGTGGGCTGCGGTGCGGCGCTGCTGCGCGACCGCTTCGACGATCGGGTCTCCGCGAGCACACAACCCGAGATGCTGGGCGTGCCCGTCATCGGCTCCATACCCGAGATCGGTTCCCGCCGGCGGCTCGGTCGACCACGCACGACCCCCCGGACGGTCGTGGACCCGACCTCACCGATCGCGGAGGCGTTCCGCACGCTGGCGACCAGCGTCCGCTTCTCCGCCGTCGGTCAGGATCACCATGTCCTCGCGATCACGAGTGCCGAGCGCGGTGAGGGGAAGTCGACGATCGCGGCGAACCTGGCCGTCGCGCTCGCCGACATGGGCATGAAGGTCGTGCTGGTCTCGGCGGACCTCCGAGCCCCGGTGCTGGGCGAGATCTTCCGGCTCGACGAGAGCGAGCGCGGCCTCACCTCGGTCCTGCTCGGCGATGCACCGCTCGCCGAGTGCTTCCGACCGATCACCTTGCGCACCGGACGATCCTTCTACCTGCTGCCGGCCGGTCCGATGCCGGGCAACCCGCACGAGCTGCTGTCGTCGAGCCGGATGGCTGAACTGATGGCCTCGCTCACGGCCACCGGCGCGGACTTCATCCTCATCGACTGCCCGCCCGTGTTGCCCGTGGGTGACACGCTGGCCCTGGCTCACCTCACCGACGGCATGGCGGTCATCGCGACCGTCGGATCGACTCGTCGCGGGGCCTTCGAACAGACGGTCGATCGCCTGCAGACGGTCAACGGCAAGGTCGTGGGTGCGATCCTCAACCGCACGGAGGGGGCCAGCCGGTACGGCGAGTACGGCTACGGGTACGGCACTCGCACATCCACGGTGCCCCGACACCAGTCCCGACACGTGCATGATGTCAGTGGATCGACCCGGGTGGGCGACGTGCCAGCGCGCGATGGCAGCCCGGTGAGCACCTGA
- a CDS encoding lipopolysaccharide biosynthesis protein, protein MTATVRSRFARGVRRSAPATWALGSRVAGLVASTAIAVVLARSLGTDDFGRFSVASSIAVGGSIAVAGGLNRAALRDVASLLAHGDRGAARSVIVSAFGAFGLVAPLGVLGTVLTGSVVIGWSRTVVLTAALALLLGLLLVLADVIRALGEYRVANVASGPSGGAAVALGFLVLSAWSLFRPRTADAALVLNLVAAALACVLAVTVFMARAREVTPRATTTSPSANPKHLVVAGFPFMVTQVALFLSLQVDLWIAGATLSEGDTGLYAGALRLMNVVRVPLTAAQFTLLAAIPALHALGRMEELERRVRRAGTIVTIPSVGALLVCVFFAGPMLALVLGESYRAAAPLLVTLALGQLVIVALGLSGNVLNLCGFERLMLVFSVGSLASSVVADLVAARLWGVEALAIASASTTAGSFVVLWWLAHRQLGIWTHPFLPSRRNLLPSAAISVPADAPG, encoded by the coding sequence ATGACGGCGACGGTTCGCAGCCGGTTCGCCCGTGGGGTTCGGCGCAGCGCGCCGGCCACCTGGGCGCTGGGGTCGCGGGTGGCGGGACTCGTCGCCTCCACAGCGATCGCCGTGGTGTTGGCCCGCTCGCTGGGCACCGACGACTTCGGTCGCTTCTCGGTCGCGTCGAGCATCGCGGTGGGTGGCAGCATCGCGGTGGCGGGTGGCTTGAACCGGGCGGCGCTGCGGGACGTGGCCTCGCTGCTGGCGCACGGGGACCGGGGGGCGGCGCGCTCGGTGATCGTCTCCGCGTTCGGGGCGTTCGGGCTCGTCGCCCCGCTCGGGGTCCTCGGCACGGTGCTCACCGGATCGGTGGTGATCGGTTGGAGCCGCACGGTGGTGCTGACGGCGGCCCTGGCGCTGCTGTTGGGCCTGCTGCTCGTGCTGGCCGATGTCATCCGGGCGCTGGGCGAGTACCGGGTCGCCAACGTGGCGTCGGGGCCGAGCGGCGGCGCAGCGGTGGCTCTCGGGTTCCTGGTGTTGAGCGCGTGGTCGTTGTTCCGGCCTCGAACGGCCGATGCCGCGCTGGTGTTGAACCTCGTCGCCGCCGCCCTGGCGTGCGTGCTGGCCGTGACGGTGTTCATGGCCCGGGCCCGGGAGGTGACCCCGAGGGCGACCACCACGTCTCCTTCGGCCAACCCGAAGCACTTGGTCGTAGCCGGCTTCCCGTTCATGGTGACCCAGGTGGCGCTCTTCCTGAGCCTCCAGGTCGACCTGTGGATCGCGGGGGCGACGCTGTCCGAAGGCGACACCGGGCTCTACGCCGGCGCGCTGCGACTGATGAACGTGGTCCGGGTGCCACTCACCGCCGCGCAGTTCACGCTGCTCGCGGCCATCCCGGCACTGCACGCGCTGGGTCGGATGGAGGAGCTGGAGCGGCGAGTGCGGCGAGCGGGCACGATCGTGACGATCCCCTCGGTGGGTGCCCTGTTGGTCTGTGTCTTCTTCGCCGGCCCGATGCTGGCGCTGGTGCTGGGTGAGAGCTATCGGGCTGCGGCGCCGCTACTCGTGACCCTGGCGCTGGGGCAGCTGGTGATCGTGGCCCTCGGGCTGAGCGGCAACGTGTTGAACTTGTGTGGCTTCGAGCGCCTGATGTTGGTGTTCAGCGTCGGCTCATTGGCATCGTCGGTGGTCGCGGATCTCGTGGCAGCCCGGCTCTGGGGGGTGGAGGCGCTGGCCATCGCTTCCGCCTCGACCACCGCCGGCAGCTTCGTGGTGCTGTGGTGGCTCGCCCACCGTCAGTTGGGCATCTGGACCCATCCGTTCCTGCCCTCGAGACGGAACCTGCTGCCGTCGGCCGCCATCTCGGTCCCGGCCGACGCGCCCGGCTGA
- a CDS encoding glycosyltransferase family 4 protein — protein MSAARTDPEQRRVAGDERSHRIVMTLRRPDRTGAARMALGYARALCRAGHRVTVLHGAMPAGAPSIIGDFAEVGVSTVPCRRMEQPWNPLQARDLARHAQAAGASCIIGVNQRDRVPALLAARCLGVPGILMVQNQHRFHGPTPVAALKQAVYGRSVARLTTLAVCTSEVVRREVLAQGVPVDRTVVLPNGIDLEPFRPAVADRERERLRHELGADPDRLLVLSVGRLDPQKGHDILVEALTEAPDLVEHLQLVIVGDGGGPGTPRRNQEFVRSLHDRIRRAGLERTVRFAGWRDDVPDLLRASDGYVHAARWEGSSLAVMEAMAAGCPVVFTDCSGEPPHYRDGIDGVMVRTGDPGALRAGLRRMLSLGAEQRAQMGASARRLAFTHFGVDALGDRFAELVTATLR, from the coding sequence ATGAGCGCAGCGCGAACCGACCCCGAACAGCGGCGCGTGGCCGGAGATGAGCGGAGCCATCGCATCGTGATGACGCTGCGCCGCCCGGACCGCACCGGCGCCGCCCGCATGGCTCTCGGCTACGCCCGGGCGCTGTGCCGAGCCGGCCACCGGGTGACCGTGCTGCACGGGGCGATGCCCGCAGGCGCGCCCTCGATCATCGGCGACTTCGCGGAGGTGGGCGTGAGCACCGTGCCGTGCCGCCGCATGGAGCAACCGTGGAACCCGCTGCAGGCTCGCGACCTCGCTCGCCACGCGCAGGCCGCCGGGGCATCCTGCATCATCGGCGTGAACCAGCGGGACCGGGTGCCGGCGCTGCTCGCGGCCCGGTGCCTGGGGGTACCGGGCATCCTGATGGTCCAGAACCAGCACCGGTTCCACGGCCCGACGCCCGTGGCAGCACTGAAGCAGGCGGTCTACGGGCGCTCGGTCGCCCGGCTCACGACGCTGGCCGTGTGCACCTCCGAGGTGGTCCGCCGGGAGGTACTCGCGCAGGGGGTGCCGGTCGATCGCACGGTCGTGCTCCCCAACGGCATCGACCTGGAGCCCTTCCGTCCGGCGGTGGCCGACAGGGAACGGGAACGTCTGCGCCACGAGCTCGGGGCGGACCCCGATCGGCTGCTGGTGCTCAGCGTGGGCCGTCTCGACCCGCAGAAGGGCCACGACATCCTCGTGGAGGCTCTCACCGAGGCGCCCGATCTCGTCGAGCACCTGCAGTTGGTGATCGTCGGCGACGGTGGAGGACCCGGCACACCCCGGCGCAACCAGGAGTTCGTCCGCTCGCTGCACGACCGCATCCGGCGGGCCGGCCTCGAGCGCACGGTGCGCTTCGCCGGCTGGCGCGACGACGTGCCCGACTTGCTGCGGGCCTCGGACGGCTACGTGCACGCCGCCCGCTGGGAGGGCTCCTCGCTGGCGGTGATGGAGGCCATGGCCGCGGGCTGCCCAGTGGTGTTCACCGACTGCAGCGGCGAACCACCCCACTACCGCGACGGCATCGACGGGGTGATGGTTCGCACCGGCGACCCCGGTGCGCTGCGAGCAGGGCTGCGGCGGATGCTCTCGCTCGGAGCCGAGCAGCGGGCGCAGATGGGGGCGAGCGCGCGACGCCTGGCCTTCACCCACTTCGGGGTCGACGCGCTCGGCGACCGCTTCGCCGAGCTGGTGACCGCGACGCTGCGATGA
- a CDS encoding glycosyltransferase family 4 protein — MTSEPANVLFTLRLPDRTGAAQMALQVARAFRRRGHGVTLVHGPLPPGEPSIVPDFYEIGATTVAEKRLDRPWSPLLVSDLAGRARRAGARAIVGVNQRDRLPAVLAAARARIPAVVMVQNQHHFWGSGLVSRAKRVAYRQTVGRYTTLAVCTSEVVRSQIVRFGVPDARTVVLPNGIEPAPARPPLDPRRRRQLLDDLGLDDRRFVFVSVGRLDPQKGHDLLIDAFARTPALAERAQLAIVGAGGTGDQLRARWPDELRDRVRNTGLDTTIRFTGWRSDVADVLAAADGYVHAARWEGPALPLAVMEAMAAGLPTIFTDCSGPPPWFEEGLDGLMVRAGDSGALAEALARVAAMSEDDRRAMGARGSTLIGEHYAIDDIADRFVELVVGTWS, encoded by the coding sequence GTGACCTCGGAGCCGGCGAACGTCCTGTTCACGCTCCGGCTGCCCGATCGCACCGGCGCGGCGCAGATGGCCCTCCAGGTGGCCCGCGCCTTCCGCCGGCGTGGTCACGGGGTCACGCTGGTCCACGGGCCGCTCCCCCCGGGCGAGCCGTCGATCGTCCCCGACTTCTACGAGATCGGCGCCACCACCGTCGCGGAGAAGCGCCTCGACCGACCCTGGAGCCCGCTGCTCGTGTCCGACCTCGCGGGTCGGGCCAGGCGCGCCGGGGCGCGCGCGATCGTCGGCGTGAACCAGCGCGACCGGCTCCCCGCGGTGCTGGCCGCGGCGCGGGCCCGCATCCCCGCCGTCGTGATGGTGCAGAACCAGCACCACTTCTGGGGCAGCGGGTTGGTGTCCCGAGCCAAGCGGGTCGCCTACCGGCAGACGGTCGGGCGCTACACCACGCTGGCCGTGTGCACCTCAGAGGTGGTGAGGTCCCAGATCGTGCGCTTCGGGGTCCCGGACGCGAGGACCGTGGTCTTGCCCAACGGCATCGAGCCCGCGCCGGCGCGCCCACCCCTCGACCCCCGGCGCCGTCGCCAGCTGCTCGACGACCTCGGCCTCGACGACCGCCGATTCGTGTTCGTGTCGGTCGGTCGCCTCGACCCGCAGAAGGGCCACGACCTGCTCATCGACGCCTTCGCACGCACCCCCGCGCTGGCCGAGCGGGCGCAGCTGGCGATCGTCGGCGCCGGCGGCACCGGCGATCAGCTCCGGGCCCGCTGGCCGGACGAGCTGCGGGATCGAGTCCGCAACACGGGGCTGGACACCACGATCCGCTTCACCGGGTGGCGCAGCGACGTCGCCGACGTCCTGGCCGCCGCCGACGGGTACGTGCACGCCGCCCGCTGGGAGGGCCCGGCCCTGCCGCTGGCGGTGATGGAGGCCATGGCTGCCGGGCTCCCCACGATCTTCACCGACTGCTCCGGTCCACCCCCATGGTTCGAGGAGGGCCTGGACGGTCTCATGGTCCGCGCTGGCGACTCTGGCGCGCTGGCGGAAGCACTCGCTCGCGTCGCCGCCATGAGCGAGGACGATCGGCGGGCCATGGGTGCGAGGGGCTCGACGCTGATCGGCGAGCACTACGCGATCGACGACATCGCGGACCGCTTCGTGGAGCTGGTGGTCGGGACCTGGTCATGA
- a CDS encoding sulfotransferase domain-containing protein: protein MSTAPPPDFVIAGAAKSGTTALYQYLSEHPRLFLTDPKEPHYFALAGSRPAFTGPGDDRTINRLSVTDRERYLALYERAAPGSLRGEASVSTLYAQDAPRRLHEHNPAARVICILRDPSDRAFSAYSFMRTRTFEPCEQFERALDDEPRRIAAGWHHIWHYQAMGRYAEQLARLFEMFPRDQVLVLLYDEFARQPEVVLERTYRFLGVEPIAPTVTPEPHRSGEPRFKTLSRMVNTPHPAKRVLGRIVPSGARAKLRSLVGRHNVVRGSYRPETRERLVAGFADDIARLETLLAVDLSSWRTVRRDGTP from the coding sequence GTGAGCACCGCGCCGCCACCCGATTTCGTCATCGCCGGCGCGGCCAAATCGGGGACCACCGCGCTCTACCAGTACCTCTCAGAGCACCCTCGGCTGTTCCTCACCGATCCCAAGGAGCCGCACTACTTCGCGCTGGCGGGTTCTCGCCCAGCGTTCACCGGCCCGGGCGACGACCGGACCATCAACCGGCTATCGGTCACCGACCGTGAGCGATACCTCGCCCTGTACGAGCGAGCTGCTCCCGGCTCGCTGCGGGGGGAGGCGTCGGTGTCCACGCTCTACGCCCAGGACGCGCCCCGGCGCCTGCACGAGCACAACCCCGCAGCCCGCGTCATCTGCATCCTGCGGGATCCCTCCGACCGAGCCTTCTCCGCCTACAGCTTCATGCGCACCCGGACCTTCGAGCCCTGTGAGCAGTTCGAGCGGGCTCTCGACGACGAGCCACGCCGCATCGCAGCCGGCTGGCACCACATCTGGCACTACCAGGCCATGGGTCGCTACGCCGAGCAGCTCGCACGGCTGTTCGAGATGTTCCCCCGCGATCAGGTGTTGGTGCTCCTCTACGACGAGTTCGCGCGCCAGCCGGAGGTGGTGCTCGAGCGGACCTACCGATTCCTCGGGGTCGAGCCGATCGCCCCCACCGTCACCCCTGAGCCGCACCGTTCAGGAGAGCCGCGGTTCAAAACCCTGAGCCGGATGGTGAACACCCCGCACCCGGCCAAGCGGGTACTCGGTCGCATCGTGCCATCGGGCGCCCGGGCCAAGCTCCGCTCCCTGGTGGGGCGCCACAACGTGGTGCGGGGTTCCTACCGTCCCGAGACGAGAGAACGTCTCGTCGCCGGCTTCGCCGACGACATCGCCCGGCTGGAGACGCTCCTGGCAGTGGACCTGTCGTCGTGGCGAACGGTCCGGAGGGACGGCACGCCGTGA
- a CDS encoding sulfotransferase family protein, which yields MNDPSSDAGPTFLVIGAARSGTTLLCHVLNRHPDVFLTDPKEPHFLAFAGQRLDFQGPGDADSINRFAVTDEARWRALFEPGAGHRQRGEGSVSTLYHPEAAIENIRRCCPEVKLIALLRDPVERAFSAYSYLVGRGWETESFERALELEEQRRASGWHHLWHYTRMGFYTRQLAPFIDAFGRDRVLVIGYEDLVAQPASGLSEVFAFLGLDQHGIEDLGAEVNVSGRPQSRALTGAMNWLRRHEGPRALVRTVVPFRLREWVRRTNLERMDLPGETRPMLDALYAPERRELAELLGEDAPSWVHRP from the coding sequence GTGAACGACCCGTCGAGCGACGCCGGGCCCACGTTCCTCGTCATCGGGGCGGCCAGGAGCGGCACGACGCTGCTCTGCCACGTGCTGAACCGTCACCCCGACGTCTTCCTAACCGACCCGAAGGAACCCCACTTCCTGGCCTTCGCCGGCCAGCGCCTCGACTTCCAGGGGCCGGGCGACGCCGATTCGATCAACCGCTTCGCCGTCACCGACGAGGCGAGGTGGCGGGCGCTCTTCGAGCCGGGAGCAGGCCACCGCCAGCGCGGGGAGGGGTCGGTGTCGACGCTCTACCACCCCGAGGCCGCGATCGAGAACATCCGGCGCTGCTGCCCCGAGGTGAAGCTGATCGCGCTGCTCCGCGACCCGGTGGAGCGGGCCTTCTCCGCCTACAGCTACCTGGTCGGTAGGGGGTGGGAGACGGAGAGCTTCGAGCGGGCGCTGGAGCTCGAGGAGCAACGCCGGGCGAGCGGCTGGCATCACCTGTGGCACTACACCCGGATGGGCTTCTACACACGCCAGCTCGCGCCATTCATCGACGCGTTCGGTCGGGATCGGGTGCTCGTCATCGGCTACGAGGACCTGGTGGCGCAGCCCGCCTCCGGACTCAGCGAGGTCTTCGCGTTCCTGGGGCTGGACCAGCACGGCATCGAGGATCTCGGTGCGGAGGTCAACGTCAGCGGTCGGCCGCAGAGCCGGGCCCTCACCGGGGCCATGAACTGGCTGCGCCGCCACGAAGGCCCCCGGGCGCTGGTGCGCACGGTCGTGCCGTTCAGGTTGCGCGAGTGGGTCCGCCGCACGAACCTCGAGCGGATGGACCTGCCCGGCGAGACCCGCCCGATGCTCGACGCGCTCTACGCGCCCGAGCGCCGCGAGCTGGCCGAGCTCCTCGGTGAGGATGCCCCGTCGTGGGTGCATCGGCCGTGA
- a CDS encoding glycosyltransferase, which yields MNDHPRPPRILHVAQPTIAGVAVFVRNVARYQHRIGWDVTVACPADGWLASELRAVGVEVVTWAATRNPGPSLLAEVRHLTPIIREVAPDLVYLHSAKAGLAGRLAVRRRIPTLFEPNAWSFHPSGPFQPLARIWERVASRWVDLFVMVSETEAAQGREVGVRGHYVTIPHGVDPEAFPFSNATARTQARRDLGLADTPIAVCVGRLCEQKGQDLLFDAWPRVLDRVPDAHLVLVGDGPDGPALRATAPPQVVFAGDRSDVHRWLTAADVAAVSSRWEAGISFATIEAWSTGRPVVTFDMSGMGTQIRDCGAAVPLGDTTRFAEELAARLDDPARCEREGLAGRRRVERELSEQRSVEAVTAAALRLLEARRSEAR from the coding sequence ATGAACGACCATCCGCGCCCGCCGCGCATCCTGCACGTCGCCCAGCCCACCATCGCCGGTGTGGCGGTGTTCGTGCGCAACGTGGCCCGCTACCAGCACCGCATCGGCTGGGACGTCACCGTCGCCTGCCCGGCCGACGGCTGGCTCGCCTCGGAGCTGCGGGCCGTGGGCGTCGAGGTCGTCACCTGGGCAGCTACCCGCAACCCCGGCCCGAGCCTGCTCGCCGAGGTGCGGCACCTCACGCCCATCATCCGCGAGGTGGCGCCCGACCTCGTCTACCTGCACTCGGCCAAGGCCGGCCTGGCCGGACGACTCGCCGTGCGCCGGCGGATCCCCACCTTGTTCGAACCCAACGCCTGGTCGTTCCACCCCTCCGGGCCCTTCCAGCCGCTGGCCAGGATCTGGGAACGGGTGGCGTCGCGATGGGTGGACCTGTTCGTCATGGTGAGCGAGACCGAGGCCGCCCAGGGCCGGGAGGTCGGCGTGCGCGGCCACTACGTGACCATCCCCCACGGGGTCGATCCCGAGGCGTTCCCGTTCAGCAACGCCACGGCACGCACCCAGGCCCGCCGAGACCTGGGGCTGGCGGACACCCCGATCGCGGTGTGCGTCGGCCGGCTGTGCGAGCAGAAGGGGCAGGACCTGCTGTTCGACGCCTGGCCCCGGGTGCTCGATCGGGTGCCCGATGCGCACCTGGTGCTGGTCGGAGACGGACCCGACGGCCCGGCGCTGCGGGCGACCGCGCCGCCACAGGTGGTCTTCGCCGGTGATCGCTCCGACGTGCACCGTTGGCTCACCGCCGCCGACGTCGCCGCAGTGTCGTCGCGGTGGGAGGCGGGCATCAGCTTCGCCACCATCGAAGCGTGGTCCACCGGCCGCCCCGTGGTCACCTTCGACATGTCGGGCATGGGCACCCAGATCCGCGACTGCGGGGCCGCGGTGCCGCTGGGTGACACCACCCGCTTCGCCGAGGAGCTGGCCGCGCGCCTCGACGATCCCGCTCGCTGTGAGCGGGAAGGGCTCGCCGGACGCCGGCGAGTGGAGCGCGAGCTGTCCGAGCAGCGCTCCGTGGAGGCGGTGACCGCTGCCGCGCTGCGCCTCCTGGAGGCTCGACGGAGTGAGGCGAGGTGA
- a CDS encoding sugar transferase, with protein MTTAEATAAVHSGLAPDPVRRAGPSLPAGPTRDLERATTPLRVESRGGRAAKRCFDLLIGIPLLVLSLPLLALLVVAVRLSTPGPALFRQRRPGRGGETFTIYKLRTMRVDAEDVLFADPALYEEFVANGYKLPLDRDPRVTPVGRFLRRTSLDELPQLINVVLGTMSLVGPRPVLLDQAEALYGDDIDLYFAVKPGMTGLWQVSGRSSLTHKERAELDRQYVRCWTPALDLVLLARTVPAVLAARGAY; from the coding sequence ATGACGACCGCTGAGGCCACTGCGGCGGTGCACAGTGGGCTCGCTCCGGACCCTGTCCGCCGGGCGGGCCCCTCGCTACCGGCAGGTCCGACCCGAGACCTCGAGCGCGCCACCACCCCACTCCGGGTCGAGTCCCGCGGCGGTCGGGCGGCCAAGCGATGCTTCGACCTGCTCATCGGCATCCCGCTGCTCGTACTCTCGCTGCCCCTGCTGGCCCTGCTCGTCGTGGCGGTGCGGCTGAGCACACCGGGGCCGGCGCTGTTCCGCCAGCGGCGCCCGGGACGAGGCGGTGAGACCTTCACGATCTACAAGCTCCGCACCATGCGGGTCGACGCGGAAGACGTCCTGTTCGCCGATCCGGCCCTCTACGAGGAGTTCGTGGCCAACGGCTACAAGTTGCCACTCGACCGCGACCCCCGGGTCACGCCCGTCGGTCGGTTCCTGCGCCGCACCAGCCTCGACGAGCTGCCACAGCTCATCAACGTCGTGCTCGGGACCATGAGCCTGGTAGGCCCTCGTCCGGTCCTGCTCGACCAGGCCGAAGCCCTCTACGGCGACGACATCGACCTGTACTTCGCGGTGAAACCGGGCATGACCGGACTGTGGCAGGTGAGCGGGCGAAGCTCGCTCACCCACAAGGAACGCGCGGAGCTCGACCGGCAGTATGTACGCTGCTGGACGCCGGCGCTCGACCTAGTGCTGCTGGCCCGTACGGTGCCTGCAGTGCTCGCCGCTCGCGGCGCCTACTGA